Proteins encoded within one genomic window of Desertibacillus haloalkaliphilus:
- a CDS encoding zinc-dependent alcohol dehydrogenase, protein MKGLVKQGDRIQIMDVEEPKVDDSGVKIEIKYTGICGTDLHIYHNDFEVTDSIVIGHEMSGEVVEVGDDVKNISVGDRVTVLPSNVHTCQRCEYCNKGLYTLCSDRKGMGLHVNGGFAKYVVVREDMCYKIPDHVSYEVAAMSEPLAVVTQPIEELTTIKKDDVVLVTGPGPIGLLASYVLVNKGCKVLVAGTSQDQERLNLAKEIGCERTIDVTREDLHAIVDEETNAIGVNLVVECSGSGHAIKSGLDVLKKTGTFLQVGVIGKDVTLDFDTILYKQLVVKGSMGHGITTWEKVMEILKKSGDDLEKIITHRFPLSRWEEAFKICDAKDGAKVLIYNTSNA, encoded by the coding sequence TTGAAAGGCTTAGTAAAACAAGGTGATCGTATACAAATAATGGATGTTGAAGAGCCAAAGGTTGATGATTCTGGAGTGAAAATTGAAATTAAGTACACAGGAATTTGTGGAACGGACTTACATATTTACCACAATGATTTTGAAGTGACGGATTCAATTGTTATTGGCCATGAGATGTCTGGAGAAGTGGTTGAAGTAGGGGATGATGTAAAAAACATCTCTGTCGGTGATCGTGTGACGGTTTTACCTTCAAATGTCCACACATGTCAACGTTGTGAGTATTGCAATAAAGGTCTATACACCCTTTGTTCTGATAGAAAAGGTATGGGTTTACACGTGAATGGTGGTTTTGCAAAGTATGTTGTCGTAAGAGAGGATATGTGCTACAAGATTCCTGACCATGTATCCTATGAGGTTGCTGCTATGTCTGAACCATTGGCAGTTGTTACACAGCCCATTGAAGAATTGACAACAATTAAAAAAGATGATGTCGTTTTAGTTACGGGGCCTGGACCAATTGGATTATTGGCTTCATATGTGTTAGTAAATAAAGGTTGTAAAGTTTTGGTAGCAGGAACATCACAAGATCAAGAGCGCTTAAATTTAGCTAAGGAAATTGGATGTGAAAGAACAATTGATGTAACTAGAGAAGATTTACATGCCATTGTTGATGAAGAAACAAATGCCATTGGTGTTAATTTAGTTGTAGAGTGTTCGGGAAGTGGTCACGCTATAAAAAGTGGACTTGATGTTTTAAAGAAAACAGGCACCTTTTTACAGGTGGGTGTTATCGGTAAAGACGTAACGTTAGACTTCGATACGATTCTATATAAACAATTGGTTGTTAAGGGGTCAATGGGACACGGGATAACTACATGGGAAAAAGTGATGGAAATACTAAAAAAGTCAGGAGACGATTTAGAAAAAATCATCACACATCGCTTCCCTCTTAGTCGTTGGGAAGAGGCCTTTAAGATTTGTGATGCAAAAGATGGGGCCAAGGTTTTAATTTACAACACTAGTAATGCATAA
- a CDS encoding AMP-binding protein — MNLIMPEQNYVKKGYWKNKNIFNYLQDAYLSCPECIAVDDSYVTYKYKELYNKSVSLASTLRSMGVKKGDVVSFQLPNWSESLIIHYAVAMIGAVCNPIIPIYRKREVKYILHQSKTKIIFLPNKFRDFDYLKMIRELQDELDGLQKIVILDKYADQPSINDDIEMFFEDCIMPEVSSQFDAESVNEKDPLLLMFTSGTTSNPKGVVHTHNTLIHENETIISLYQLGENDHVFMPSPITHIAGFIAGLELPVIIKSKLVLQDIWKPKEAVEIIIKENCTFLLGATPFVQGIYDVVKETEQQVPLKMILSGGADVPPELVINSSKLLNCYVSRVYGSTEYPTLTLCGPEDSFDKTAYTDGRLLEGSEAIILDDNMREVPANQVGELAVKGPEMFLGYLQPEFNETAFYGDYFLTGDLASMDQDGYIKIIGRKKDIIIRGGENISVKEVEELLYRHDSVNQVAVVAMPDKKMGEKACAFIKLNKNKKLDLETMKEYLLGKGLAIQKVPERLEIIDEMPMTTSGKIQKFVLREDIQKMLEKQ, encoded by the coding sequence ATGAATTTGATTATGCCTGAACAAAATTATGTGAAAAAAGGGTATTGGAAAAACAAAAATATTTTCAATTATTTGCAAGATGCCTATTTGAGTTGCCCTGAATGCATAGCTGTTGATGATAGTTACGTCACTTATAAATACAAAGAGCTATATAATAAGTCTGTTAGCTTAGCTTCCACGTTAAGGTCAATGGGGGTTAAAAAGGGGGATGTTGTCTCATTTCAATTGCCCAATTGGTCTGAGAGCTTGATTATACATTATGCTGTAGCGATGATCGGAGCTGTGTGCAATCCAATCATTCCAATTTATCGAAAAAGAGAAGTGAAATATATATTACATCAGTCTAAAACAAAAATTATTTTCTTGCCTAATAAATTCCGTGACTTTGATTATTTAAAGATGATTAGAGAACTCCAGGATGAGTTAGATGGATTACAAAAAATAGTTATCTTAGATAAGTATGCTGACCAGCCAAGTATAAACGATGACATTGAAATGTTTTTCGAAGATTGTATAATGCCTGAGGTAAGTTCCCAGTTCGATGCTGAATCTGTTAATGAAAAGGACCCTTTACTATTGATGTTTACATCGGGAACAACATCAAACCCGAAAGGGGTCGTCCATACGCATAACACACTCATTCACGAAAATGAGACGATTATTTCCCTCTATCAACTAGGCGAAAACGACCATGTTTTTATGCCGTCACCTATTACTCATATTGCAGGATTTATTGCTGGGTTGGAACTACCAGTCATAATAAAGTCAAAATTGGTTTTGCAGGATATTTGGAAACCAAAAGAAGCCGTAGAAATTATTATTAAAGAGAATTGCACATTTTTGCTAGGGGCGACTCCGTTTGTTCAAGGTATTTATGATGTAGTGAAAGAAACGGAGCAACAGGTTCCATTAAAAATGATCCTTAGTGGAGGCGCTGATGTTCCACCAGAATTGGTGATTAATAGCAGTAAATTATTAAACTGTTATGTCTCACGTGTGTATGGGTCAACAGAGTACCCCACTTTAACGTTATGCGGTCCAGAAGACTCCTTTGATAAAACAGCCTATACGGATGGGCGCTTGCTAGAGGGGTCAGAAGCAATTATTCTTGATGACAACATGAGAGAAGTTCCAGCAAACCAAGTTGGTGAGCTTGCGGTCAAAGGACCAGAAATGTTTTTAGGGTATTTGCAGCCCGAGTTTAATGAAACCGCCTTTTATGGTGACTATTTCTTAACAGGTGATTTGGCATCAATGGATCAAGATGGCTATATTAAAATCATAGGAAGAAAAAAAGACATTATTATTCGTGGAGGAGAAAATATCTCTGTAAAGGAAGTAGAGGAATTATTGTACAGACATGATAGCGTTAATCAGGTAGCAGTCGTTGCGATGCCCGATAAAAAAATGGGTGAAAAGGCTTGTGCTTTTATTAAATTGAATAAAAATAAAAAGCTTGATTTAGAAACGATGAAAGAGTATTTGCTTGGCAAAGGGTTGGCTATCCAAAAGGTACCTGAACGACTTGAAATTATTGATGAAATGCCGATGACAACGAGTGGGAAAATCCAAAAATTTGTATTGAGAGAAGATATTCAGAAAATGCTTGAAAAACAATAG
- a CDS encoding alpha-ketoacid dehydrogenase subunit beta yields MGKINFRWAITHALDEELARDDKVFMIGQDIGKSGGVFGLTRGLHEKYGSWRVKDSPISEEGITGLGVGAAMIGYRPIVEIMYMDFITLAIEGIANQAAKTYYVTNGNIKVPMVVRTLAGGGFRAGIHHSQSLESWFTHVPGLKVVYPSTPYDVKGLLKSSIRDDNPVVFIEHKALFSIKGEVPDEEYTVPLGKADIKREGSDLTIITYGKPVYQSLEAAEKLEKEGIDVEVVDLRTLVPLDKEAVLESVQKTNRAMVVYEAPKESGFGAEVSSMISEELIYDLDAPIKRVAGAFTPIPLGVNEDAHFPTVDRIVHEAKEMCR; encoded by the coding sequence ATGGGAAAAATAAATTTTAGATGGGCAATAACCCACGCACTTGATGAAGAGCTTGCTCGTGATGATAAAGTGTTTATGATTGGGCAAGACATCGGAAAATCTGGGGGTGTATTTGGTTTAACAAGGGGGCTACATGAGAAATATGGTAGCTGGCGAGTAAAGGACAGCCCGATTAGTGAAGAGGGTATCACTGGTCTAGGTGTTGGAGCCGCAATGATAGGGTACCGTCCAATTGTTGAAATCATGTACATGGATTTTATTACATTGGCGATAGAGGGAATAGCCAATCAAGCAGCCAAAACCTACTATGTTACCAACGGAAATATAAAAGTGCCGATGGTTGTACGCACACTTGCTGGAGGAGGTTTCCGCGCAGGTATCCACCACTCACAAAGTTTAGAAAGCTGGTTTACTCATGTTCCGGGATTGAAAGTGGTCTATCCATCAACCCCGTATGACGTGAAAGGTTTGCTTAAATCATCGATCCGAGATGATAATCCAGTTGTATTTATTGAACATAAAGCTCTCTTTAGTATTAAAGGGGAAGTGCCTGATGAAGAGTACACTGTTCCTTTAGGCAAAGCAGACATTAAAAGAGAAGGTTCAGACTTAACGATAATTACTTACGGAAAGCCGGTATATCAGTCTTTAGAAGCGGCTGAAAAGTTAGAAAAGGAAGGTATTGATGTAGAAGTTGTAGATTTAAGAACATTAGTACCTTTAGATAAAGAAGCGGTGTTGGAGTCGGTCCAGAAGACAAATCGTGCCATGGTGGTTTATGAAGCGCCTAAAGAGAGTGGCTTCGGTGCTGAAGTATCAAGTATGATTTCTGAAGAACTGATTTATGATTTAGATGCACCAATTAAACGAGTTGCTGGTGCATTTACACCGATTCCTTTAGGGGTAAATGAAGATGCGCATTTTCCAACAGTCGATAGAATTGTCCATGAAGCAAAAGAGATGTGTCGCTAA
- a CDS encoding SDR family NAD(P)-dependent oxidoreductase translates to MDLDISGKVALVTGAGGGIGRSIATYLNHENTFVYLIDIDKKGLDDALSNLPNQDQAKVMTLDITDYSAVQETIDDIALNHAVPEILINAAGVAGLTTPIYELDEEDFNRIVKINLNGTYNMIRHASLHMVKKGRGKIVNIASIAGVTGSNLFQSHYAASKGGVISLTRSVAKELGPKGINVNAIAPGVIETKMIANMESDKKKEYFSKIPIQRIGKPNDVGKVALFLSSDLSTYMTGQILNVDGGIVMA, encoded by the coding sequence ATGGATTTAGATATTTCAGGAAAGGTAGCGCTCGTTACAGGAGCAGGTGGCGGAATCGGTAGAAGTATCGCCACATATTTAAATCATGAAAATACATTTGTCTATTTAATAGATATCGACAAAAAGGGGTTAGATGATGCTCTAAGTAACTTACCTAACCAAGATCAAGCGAAAGTTATGACATTAGATATAACAGACTATTCTGCAGTTCAAGAAACAATTGATGACATAGCATTAAATCATGCAGTTCCAGAAATTCTTATAAATGCTGCTGGTGTAGCGGGATTGACCACCCCAATTTATGAATTAGATGAAGAGGATTTTAATCGAATAGTTAAGATTAATTTAAACGGTACGTATAATATGATCCGACACGCCTCATTACACATGGTCAAAAAGGGACGAGGCAAAATTGTTAATATTGCTTCCATAGCTGGTGTTACTGGATCAAATTTATTTCAATCTCACTATGCGGCTTCTAAAGGTGGCGTCATTTCATTAACACGATCAGTAGCTAAGGAGTTAGGACCTAAAGGTATAAATGTTAACGCGATTGCACCTGGTGTCATTGAAACAAAGATGATTGCCAATATGGAAAGTGATAAGAAAAAGGAATATTTTTCTAAAATTCCAATACAAAGAATTGGTAAACCGAATGATGTCGGTAAAGTTGCCCTGTTTTTATCATCAGATTTAAGTACTTATATGACGGGTCAAATATTAAACGTCGATGGCGGGATTGTTATGGCTTAA
- a CDS encoding D-glycero-alpha-D-manno-heptose-1,7-bisphosphate 7-phosphatase: MRQKRAVFLDRDGVINEVLTSRVRFVNKPSQLYFLEGVPQAIRKLNQQFDYIFVVTNQGGVGLGFMKEQQLRNIHKHMIEQLAAEGATIHDVAYCPHKPRAGCECRKPGSKMISDLADKYDVDLSCSYMVGDRDTDIQAGKRVGTKGVFLGVSDPLADAAFPDLLSASDWIIKDTRES; encoded by the coding sequence ATGCGTCAAAAAAGAGCAGTTTTTTTAGACCGCGATGGTGTCATAAACGAAGTTCTTACAAGCCGAGTGAGGTTTGTGAATAAGCCCTCACAGCTGTATTTTTTAGAGGGAGTTCCACAAGCGATTCGCAAATTAAACCAACAATTTGATTATATTTTTGTCGTCACAAATCAGGGGGGAGTTGGGCTAGGATTTATGAAAGAACAACAACTTCGTAACATCCATAAGCACATGATTGAACAGTTAGCGGCTGAAGGAGCAACGATACATGATGTCGCCTATTGCCCACATAAACCGAGAGCCGGATGTGAGTGTAGGAAGCCAGGATCAAAAATGATTTCTGACCTTGCAGATAAATACGATGTAGACCTTTCTTGCTCTTATATGGTAGGGGATAGGGATACTGATATCCAGGCTGGGAAAAGGGTTGGAACAAAGGGAGTATTTCTTGGTGTGAGTGATCCACTAGCGGATGCAGCATTTCCAGATTTATTGTCAGCTTCAGATTGGATTATTAAGGATACTAGAGAAAGTTAA
- a CDS encoding thiamine pyrophosphate-dependent dehydrogenase E1 component subunit alpha, giving the protein MNAQNSKVFKLSLYEKIYQGRCFEDELQRLFADNKVVGWIHSNRGHEAIGAAFGMAMNQNDFLVPHHRDRPLYLAKGLSAKSLLAEIMGKKTGCCGGISGEIHIMDVETKIYGTSGVLGSGMPIGLGIAYANKLEGNDCVVVCNFGEGSSNRGSFHEVLNMAALWSLPIVFTCENNQYVEFTSIDEHMSVENVASRASGYGIEGIVTDGFSPIKSYETFKYAIEKARKGEGPTLIEAKTYRLDGHYEGDPMKYRDNKEKEYWAKRDPVFAFKLELINDGVATEEEIKVIEARVEKEMEEAIEFALQSDYPTVSDTFKNVYA; this is encoded by the coding sequence TTGAATGCACAGAATTCTAAAGTATTTAAGCTCAGTCTCTATGAAAAAATCTATCAAGGAAGATGTTTCGAGGATGAATTGCAGAGATTGTTTGCCGATAACAAAGTGGTAGGCTGGATTCATTCTAATAGAGGGCATGAAGCGATTGGGGCCGCCTTCGGGATGGCCATGAATCAAAATGACTTTTTAGTACCACATCATCGTGATCGCCCCCTCTATCTAGCAAAAGGGTTATCAGCAAAATCGTTGTTAGCGGAAATTATGGGAAAAAAGACAGGTTGTTGTGGTGGTATTTCTGGTGAGATACACATTATGGATGTTGAGACCAAAATTTATGGCACATCAGGAGTTTTAGGAAGCGGAATGCCAATTGGACTTGGGATTGCTTATGCAAATAAGTTAGAAGGTAATGATTGTGTTGTTGTTTGCAATTTTGGTGAAGGATCAAGTAATCGCGGCTCGTTCCATGAAGTTTTGAATATGGCAGCACTATGGTCGTTACCGATTGTATTTACATGTGAGAATAATCAATATGTTGAATTCACATCAATCGATGAACATATGAGTGTCGAAAATGTTGCAAGCCGTGCTAGCGGATATGGCATAGAAGGTATCGTAACTGACGGTTTTAGTCCAATTAAATCATATGAAACTTTTAAATATGCAATTGAAAAAGCTAGAAAAGGTGAAGGTCCAACTTTGATAGAAGCAAAAACTTATCGTTTGGATGGCCATTATGAAGGTGATCCGATGAAATATCGCGACAACAAGGAAAAAGAGTACTGGGCGAAAAGAGATCCTGTCTTTGCTTTTAAATTGGAATTAATCAACGACGGAGTTGCAACTGAAGAGGAGATCAAAGTGATCGAAGCTCGCGTTGAAAAGGAGATGGAAGAAGCAATTGAATTTGCACTTCAATCTGATTACCCAACAGTCTCAGATACTTTTAAAAATGTTTATGCGTAG
- the lpdA gene encoding dihydrolipoyl dehydrogenase has product MQKKWQTVVIGGGPGGYAAAIRAAQLGLKTVLIEKQHLGGTCLNVGCIPTKYMVELANSTGKVNDLENLGVDVTYHGLDLIKFQKSKQKVVKQLTGGVNALLKRAGAEVISGTAEFVSDNQIKVMTEKETIEIEAENIIIAAGTRPTELLIPFDGEHVVSSTDVLNWKELPQSLTIVGAGVIGMEFASIFSQLGVNVSVVEVAPHALMNEDQDAVNYLVKALKNRGVQFHLNTKVVSSSKSDREVTLFLEKDSQQSSLSSEKVLIAAGRTSNADTLQLDKTSIQADRGFIKVNKQMQTDVKHIYAVGDIVGSWQLAHAAYDEGVVAAENIAGQKVEFEDQFVPRSVFTSPEISSVGLTEKQAREQYNQVKAYKVPLQGNGKALINGLGRAEGMAKIIVDEKYGEIVGFSIVGEHVNELVTGVTSIMSLESTIEEVASIIHPHPSLSEVIKELALLAEGKPLHSM; this is encoded by the coding sequence TTGCAAAAAAAATGGCAAACTGTCGTGATCGGTGGCGGCCCTGGGGGATACGCAGCTGCCATAAGAGCTGCACAATTAGGCTTAAAAACCGTTTTGATTGAAAAGCAACATCTAGGTGGAACTTGTTTAAACGTAGGCTGTATACCGACAAAATATATGGTGGAGTTAGCCAATTCTACCGGTAAAGTTAATGATCTGGAAAACTTAGGAGTGGATGTCACTTATCATGGTTTAGATTTAATCAAGTTTCAAAAGAGTAAGCAAAAGGTTGTCAAACAATTAACAGGTGGGGTCAATGCTTTATTAAAACGTGCAGGCGCTGAAGTAATTAGTGGGACAGCGGAATTTGTTTCAGATAATCAAATAAAGGTAATGACCGAAAAAGAAACGATAGAAATAGAAGCGGAAAATATTATTATTGCCGCAGGTACACGCCCGACAGAACTTCTAATCCCATTTGATGGAGAACATGTTGTCTCGAGTACAGACGTCTTGAACTGGAAGGAGTTACCACAGTCACTTACAATCGTCGGTGCCGGCGTTATTGGAATGGAATTTGCTAGTATTTTTTCACAGTTAGGTGTCAACGTTTCTGTCGTTGAGGTTGCACCGCATGCTTTGATGAATGAAGATCAAGATGCTGTCAACTATTTAGTAAAAGCACTTAAAAATCGAGGTGTACAATTCCATTTAAATACAAAGGTTGTCTCTTCTAGTAAGAGCGATCGAGAAGTGACATTATTCCTAGAAAAAGATAGTCAACAATCCTCATTATCATCGGAAAAAGTTTTAATTGCTGCGGGCCGAACTAGTAATGCTGATACTTTACAGCTGGATAAAACTAGTATACAAGCAGACAGAGGCTTTATTAAAGTCAATAAACAAATGCAGACCGATGTTAAGCACATTTATGCTGTGGGTGACATTGTTGGAAGCTGGCAATTGGCGCATGCAGCATATGATGAAGGCGTTGTAGCAGCGGAAAATATCGCGGGTCAAAAGGTTGAATTTGAAGATCAATTTGTGCCCCGTTCCGTCTTTACGTCTCCAGAAATTAGTTCAGTAGGGCTAACCGAAAAACAAGCGCGAGAGCAATATAATCAAGTGAAGGCGTATAAAGTTCCGTTACAAGGAAATGGAAAAGCATTAATTAATGGTCTAGGTAGAGCCGAAGGTATGGCGAAAATTATAGTAGATGAAAAATATGGTGAGATTGTAGGCTTTTCAATCGTAGGGGAGCATGTGAATGAATTGGTCACCGGTGTGACGAGTATTATGAGTTTAGAAAGTACTATCGAGGAAGTTGCATCAATCATTCATCCACATCCATCTTTATCCGAAGTGATTAAGGAACTTGCTTTATTAGCTGAAGGAAAACCATTACATTCGATGTAA
- a CDS encoding TetR/AcrR family transcriptional regulator, with translation MKKNNRKTLTERQKRAMKTRKALLDSALRLFNEKGFDEVHIEEIAKEAGTSKGSFYTYFKSKDAVFLEKYKEIDEFYLNVFNKLPKEMSSPEKIRVLLSEGINLFLELGHEFVTIVAKSQLDTNMPPYVFSSDRTINQLIFKIVEEGQAREQIRNDLTETEIADMIICFYRGIYIEWCYFNGNFDIFNKGNQYIDLFINGVLKKKKNSLT, from the coding sequence ATGAAAAAAAACAATCGTAAAACATTAACAGAACGTCAAAAAAGAGCAATGAAAACAAGAAAAGCATTACTTGATAGTGCATTAAGGTTGTTTAATGAGAAGGGGTTTGATGAGGTGCATATAGAGGAGATTGCTAAGGAAGCAGGAACCTCAAAGGGATCTTTTTACACATATTTCAAATCAAAAGATGCCGTCTTTTTAGAAAAATATAAAGAGATAGATGAATTTTATTTAAATGTATTCAACAAATTACCTAAAGAGATGTCCAGTCCTGAAAAAATTCGTGTACTACTGTCAGAAGGTATTAATTTGTTCTTAGAGTTAGGTCATGAATTTGTTACAATCGTTGCCAAAAGTCAATTAGATACCAACATGCCTCCATATGTATTTAGTAGTGATCGAACAATTAATCAATTAATATTTAAAATAGTAGAGGAAGGCCAGGCTAGAGAACAAATCAGAAACGACTTAACCGAAACGGAAATAGCAGATATGATCATATGTTTTTATAGAGGTATTTATATTGAATGGTGCTATTTTAATGGCAACTTTGATATCTTCAATAAAGGTAACCAATATATTGATCTTTTTATAAATGGTGTATTGAAAAAGAAGAAAAATAGCTTAACCTAA
- a CDS encoding dihydrolipoamide acetyltransferase family protein translates to MATELRIPKIGVEMQSAVIDQWNIEEGNQVEKGDIILTIQTEKVTYEIDSPASGFVKVIGHEGEEYDVGVVVATIAETRDEYESINNEQSEHKDDDKNVEKQLNEVQEQKTLKPELTACNGDAVEKNRKVKSTPLAKKIARENGIDLTMVTGSGPSGAIVKRDVLQAIENKEQNTTVEAVTTEEPDSSQPDNKQHGLKQIAERKPLKGMRKNIAKHMVSSLQTAAQLTDINEVNVSKLVQFRKELNDDIAEHLGYKISFNHLIIKAVSIILKELPVFNSSINDKEIIQWKNINIGCAVAIDDGLVVPVIKNVDQLSLHEIANEFTRLVDKARNGSLTTDDVSGGTFTITNVGSYGGYYATPILNQPEVAILGVGQIKEKPIVNENREIIVGDMMGYNLTFDHRLIDGATAGEFLQAFIQIIENPKLLLIK, encoded by the coding sequence ATGGCAACGGAACTAAGAATACCAAAAATTGGTGTTGAAATGCAAAGTGCAGTGATTGATCAGTGGAATATTGAGGAAGGTAATCAAGTAGAAAAAGGTGACATTATACTTACTATCCAAACGGAAAAAGTCACCTATGAAATCGACTCACCAGCTTCCGGTTTTGTGAAAGTTATCGGTCATGAAGGTGAGGAGTACGATGTAGGGGTTGTTGTAGCAACAATTGCTGAAACGAGGGACGAATACGAAAGCATAAATAATGAACAGTCAGAGCATAAAGACGACGATAAAAACGTAGAAAAACAGCTGAATGAAGTGCAGGAACAAAAAACTCTTAAACCAGAACTCACTGCATGCAATGGAGACGCTGTTGAAAAGAATCGAAAAGTGAAATCGACTCCTTTGGCGAAAAAAATTGCCCGAGAAAACGGCATTGACTTAACGATGGTAACTGGAAGCGGACCGTCTGGAGCGATTGTTAAACGAGATGTTCTTCAAGCAATTGAAAACAAAGAGCAAAACACTACCGTTGAAGCTGTAACAACTGAAGAACCGGATTCATCACAACCTGACAATAAACAGCATGGTTTAAAACAAATCGCTGAAAGAAAACCTTTAAAGGGCATGCGGAAGAACATTGCAAAGCATATGGTTTCAAGTTTACAAACAGCAGCACAGCTTACTGATATTAATGAAGTAAATGTGAGCAAACTCGTGCAATTCAGAAAAGAATTAAATGATGATATCGCAGAACATCTAGGTTATAAAATATCCTTTAATCATTTAATTATTAAAGCAGTATCTATTATTTTAAAGGAGCTCCCAGTCTTTAATTCTAGTATTAATGATAAGGAGATTATCCAATGGAAAAATATTAATATCGGCTGTGCAGTAGCCATTGATGATGGGTTAGTCGTACCTGTTATTAAAAATGTTGATCAATTGTCTTTACATGAAATTGCTAATGAATTTACGAGATTAGTAGATAAAGCAAGAAATGGTTCACTCACCACAGATGACGTATCAGGTGGAACTTTTACAATAACAAATGTCGGTAGTTATGGTGGTTATTACGCAACACCGATCTTGAACCAACCTGAAGTTGCCATCTTAGGGGTAGGACAAATTAAAGAAAAACCAATTGTCAATGAAAACCGTGAAATTATAGTAGGCGATATGATGGGATATAACTTAACATTCGATCATCGTTTGATCGACGGCGCAACTGCAGGAGAGTTTCTTCAAGCGTTCATACAAATTATCGAAAATCCTAAACTACTTTTAATTAAATAA
- the dctP gene encoding TRAP transporter substrate-binding protein DctP, whose amino-acid sequence MKKNRKFFMTLLVSMSILMLAACGGGGSDPAGSDNTSNDTGETITLRAATGLSDQHGWWTAFMVPWMDRVEELTDGQVQFEGFSGGELVEVGQEPDALKNGTIDVAILVPFYHENMFPASSITFLPVSHTDEFISGEALRKLMESDVELGDTGKSYYESHYADNGFFSLTLNAGAVYSISTTGYEFNSVDDVEGISMRTPNLLFELMAENMGVNSVSMNIVEAFDALNRGAFEGIFHTPADWTGAGFQDLLTYTIDDLFLGSSNGVFAMTQETWDSLPSEVQDAMLQAHDELYEDGIQEWIDRADAARSYNMEEADGQFISFNDLPEEVQEHITDANVQTWYDYIEFLENNGYPGKDIAILWRDIMIEAGGEVPEELMDLENY is encoded by the coding sequence ATGAAAAAAAACCGTAAATTTTTTATGACTTTACTAGTGTCGATGTCTATATTAATGCTAGCTGCTTGTGGCGGAGGTGGCTCTGATCCTGCTGGTTCAGATAATACGTCGAATGATACAGGCGAAACTATTACGCTCCGTGCTGCGACTGGTTTAAGTGATCAACATGGCTGGTGGACTGCATTTATGGTTCCATGGATGGACCGTGTAGAGGAGCTAACTGATGGGCAAGTTCAGTTTGAAGGGTTTTCTGGTGGTGAGTTAGTGGAAGTTGGTCAGGAGCCAGATGCTTTAAAAAATGGAACAATAGATGTAGCGATTTTAGTCCCATTCTATCATGAAAACATGTTTCCAGCTTCTTCTATCACGTTTTTACCAGTTAGTCATACTGACGAATTTATTAGTGGTGAAGCTCTGAGAAAATTAATGGAAAGCGATGTTGAACTTGGAGATACTGGAAAGTCTTATTATGAATCACATTATGCTGATAACGGATTCTTCTCATTAACGCTTAATGCAGGAGCTGTATATTCAATTTCAACAACTGGTTATGAATTTAATTCAGTGGATGATGTTGAAGGTATTTCGATGAGAACGCCCAACCTTTTATTTGAGCTAATGGCTGAAAACATGGGTGTAAACAGTGTTTCAATGAATATTGTAGAAGCATTTGATGCTTTAAATAGAGGAGCATTTGAAGGTATTTTCCATACACCTGCTGACTGGACAGGTGCTGGGTTCCAAGATCTACTCACATACACAATTGATGACTTGTTCCTTGGTTCATCCAATGGTGTGTTTGCCATGACTCAAGAAACGTGGGATAGCTTGCCAAGCGAGGTTCAAGACGCTATGTTACAAGCGCATGATGAGTTGTATGAAGACGGAATTCAAGAGTGGATCGATCGAGCAGATGCGGCAAGGTCTTATAATATGGAAGAGGCTGACGGTCAGTTCATTTCATTCAATGATCTACCGGAAGAAGTTCAAGAGCATATCACCGATGCTAATGTTCAGACTTGGTATGATTACATTGAGTTCCTAGAAAATAATGGATATCCAGGGAAAGACATTGCAATTCTATGGCGTGATATTATGATCGAAGCTGGTGGAGAAGTGCCTGAGGAATTAATGGATTTAGAAAATTACTAA